The following is a genomic window from Paludisphaera rhizosphaerae.
GGCTCGCCGGAGAGCCAGTGGTCCGACGCCAACAAGGCGGCCTTCCTCAAGGCCGTGCACGACGACGGCAAGGGGCTGGTCTCGTATCACTTCGCCTCGAGCGCCTTCACCAACCCCAACTGGGAGGAATACGAGAAGGCCCTCGGCGGCTGGCGGAAACAGGGCTTCCACGGCCCGGCGCACGCCTTCACCGTGAAGAAGACCGACGCCAAGCACCCGATCTCCGACGGCCTCCCCGCCGAGTTCGACCACGCCATCGACGAGCTCTACCAGAACTCCAAGCTCCCCGAGGGCGCCGTTGTGCTGGCCACCGCCTTCTCCGACCCGGCCAAGCCCAAGGGAACCGGCAAGGACGAGGCCGTGATCTGGGTCAATGAATACGGCAAGGGCCGCGTCTTCTCGTGCGTGCTCGGCCACGACGTCAACGCCCTGACCGACTCCAACGTCCCCGCCTGGATCCGCCGCGGCACCATCTGGGCGGCCACCGGCAAGGCGGAGTGAGCGCGACGGTTTAGCACCGACTTCGAAAAGCCCACGGCCGACGCCCTCCCCACGGTGGACGTCGGCCGTTTCCATTCCTCCCGCCATCGCATCTCGCCGACTCGTCAGCCCAGGGACCGAATCACGCCTGCCTTCCGCAACTCGTCCCAGATCACCCCGACATGGCCGACGATCGCGGCCGCTACCATCGCCGCGACGTCCACGTCCGTGAACGTGGTCCGCCTCGTCAGCAGGACCAGCAGCAGGCAGACGCCGACGAGCAACACGACGCCGATCAAAGCCTTGATGCGAGACATGGCCCACCCCCCTCACGCCGATCGTCCGGGGCCGGCCTTCGGTCCCGCATGGGGGGTTATCAAGGTTTCTCGAAGGGGCGGACGTGGGGTGTGGAGATTACAGCGGCTTTCTCCGGAACTGCGGACGATTGTTGGTCAGACCTCCCTTCTCCCCTGGTGGGAGAAGGTGGCCCGAAGGGCCGGATGAGGGGGATCCCAACGGCCGGCGTCGGTCGCGCCCCCCCTCATCCGCCGCTGCGCGGCACCTTCTCCCACCAGGGGAGAAGGGACGCCGTCGCCGGTTCCTTTGTATGCCATCCCAGAGTAAACCGCTGTATCCAGGCATCCAAAGAGCGCGAGGGGGCTCGCCGCAGCGCGACCTCGTTGCATTCCCCCTTCCCCTGGGTCAATCTATCCGGAGGTATAGACAGCCCGTACGGCCGAGGCGGACAGAGTCACGCAACGGCGTGCATCGAAGGATCAGATCCATGAAGACCTCATCGGCGCTCGTCGTCGCTCTACTCGCGATTGTTCCCCAGTCCTCGGCCGGCGAACCGCCCAGGGAGCGGCGGCTGTCGCGAGAGGAATACCGCGACAAGATGAAGGGCGGCTGGATCGGCCAGATGGCCGGCGTGGGGATCGGCGGGCCGACCGAGTTCCGCTGGCAGGGGGCGATGGTGCCGGCGAACAAGGTGCCGGCCTGGAAGCCCGAGACGATCAACCAGTTCGACCAGGACGACATCTACGTGGAGATGACCTTCCTGCGGACGCTCCAGAAGTACGGGCTCGACGCCACGACCCGCCAGGCGGGGATCGACTTCGCCAACAGCAAGTATCCGCTCTGGCACGCCAACAAGGCCGCCCGCGACCGACTCCGCGAAGGGATCGCCCCGCCCGACAGCGGCCACCCCGCGTTCAACGATCACGCCGACGACATCGACTACCAGATCGAGGCCGACTTCTCCGGCCTCATCGCCCCTGGCCTCCCCAACACGGTCATCCGCCTGGGCGACACGTTCGGCCGGCTCATGAACTACGGCGACGGCCTCTACGGCGGCGACTTCGTCGGCGCGATGTACTCCGAGGCGTTCTTCGAGAGCGACCCTGAAAAGATCGTCCGCGCCGGCCTCGCCGCCATGCCGGAGAAGAGCCAGTACCACGAGTGCATCTCCGACGTCCTCAAGTGGTATCACGAGACCCCCGACGACTGGCAGGCCGCCTGGCGGAAGATCGAGGACAAGTACCAGAAGAACCTCGCCTACCGCCGCTTTTCGTGCAGCAAGAACGAGAAGGAGCCGTACAAGTTCAACATCGACGCCAAGATCAACGGCGCGTACATCGCGATGGGCCTGCTCTACGGCAAGGGCGACCCCGAACAAACCATCGTGATCTCCACCCGCTGCGGGCAGGACTCCGACTGCAACCCCTCGAACGCCGCCGGCGTCCTGTTCGCCAGCATCGGCGCCGCGAAGCTCCCCGCCAAGTACACAAGCGCCCTCGACCAGAAGACGAAATTCAACTCCACCGACTACGCCTTCCCCGACATCCTGGCCGTCTGCGACGCCCTCGCAACGCAGGCCGTGACGAAGGCCGGCGGCCGAATCGAACGCTCGGCCGACGGCGCCGAGACCTTCGTCATCCCCGTCGAGACGCCCCGCCCCCGGCCGCTCGAATCGTGCTGGGAGCCCGGCCCGAAAGCCGACTCACGGCTCACCGCCGAGGAGCGGTCGCTCATCACGGAGAAGAACAAATGACGGTTCGATCATGCCTCACCGTCCTCGCCGCCCTGGTCGCTCTCGCCGCCCCCACCCGCGGCGAGGAGCCGAAGAAAATCGACCTGCGGACGAAGGCCGGCGTCGAATCGGTCAAGGGCGAATGGCGCTGGCATGACGTGACGCTCGTCCCCGTCACGGGCAAGAACCCGGACGGCTCCCCCAACAAGACCTACAACTACGAACCCCGCGCGATGGCCGCGGACTACGACGACTCGAAATGGGAGGTCATCGCCCCCGAGACCCTCAAGGACCGTCGATCCACGGGCCAGATCTGCTTCTGCTGGTACCGGATCAAGGTCACTCTCCCCCCCGGGGTCGAGGGGAAATCCGTCTTCTTCCAGACCGTCGTCGACGACTACGGCGAGGTCTGGGTGGACGGCCAACTTCCGTACAAGGTCGGTCAGGCGGGGGGGAACGTCGCATCGGGATTCAACTATCCGAACCGCGTCGAGCTGGCCGACCCTGCGCCGGGCAAGACCTACTCGTTGGCCGTCTTCGGCATCAACGGCCCCATCTCCGTCACGCCCGGCAACTGGATCTTCCTGGGGCCGACGTTCCTGGAGATCGTCGACAAGGACAAGAAATGAGGGGCCGTTGACGGAGTTGCAAACCACGGCCGAGCCGACGCTCGTCGCCGAGCCCGGCCGGGTGGAGTCGGTCGACGTCCTCCGCGGATTGACGATCCTGCTGATGGTCTTCGTCAACGATCTGGGGAAAGCCGCCCCCTCGTGGCTGCACCACATCGAGCCGTCGTCGGCCGACGGGATGACGGTCGCCGACCTGGTCTTCCCCTGGTTCCTGTTCATCGTCGGCGTGTCGATCCCGCTGGCGTTCGAGCGGGCCTTCGCGCGCGGGGCGACGGTCGCCGGCGAGGTCGGCCACGTCCTGGCGCGGACGGCCGGCCTGCTCATCATGGGCGTGATCGCCAACAACGCCGGCCGGGACAAGACGCTCGGCTCGCCGACCTGGGAACTCGCGGCGTTCATCGCCATGATCCTCGCCTGGTCGGCCCCCCCGACGAAGCCGGGGACGAAGCGGACGACGTTCCTCATCCTGAAGGCGCTGGGGGTCGTCGCCTTGATCGGCCTGCTGGCGGTCTATCGTCGCGATCCCGTGAACACGTCGCTCCCCTTTTACGGGACGATTGAAGGCTGGCGATGGCTCCGAACGAGCTGGTGGGGCATCCTGGGGCTGATCGGCTGGGCCTACCTGACGGTCGCCCTCCTGACGCTGGCGCTCGGGCGGCGTCGCGAGTGGCTCATGGGGGCGATGGGGGTCCTGATCTTGCTCCACCTGGCGATGGAGCGCGGCGGGCTGTTCGGAAGGGTTGAGAGCAAGGCGTGGCTGGAGCCCGTCCGACCGATGATCGCCTGGCTGCAGCAAATCGTTGAGGTGATCGGCTCCTACGTGAATCTCGGCGAAGCGACGGGTTCCTTGGCGGCGATCACAATGGCCGGCTGCCTGCTGGGGACGATCCTGCGCCGGGAATCGGATGTATCGACGCCCCGCGATCGGGCCTCGTGGGTCGGCGTCTTCGCAGTTGGACTATTCGTCGCGGGGCTGGTCACGGACACGTTCGAGGGGATCAACAAGAACGCCGCGACGCCGACGTGGTGCCTCTGGACGGCGGCTCTCGCGGCGCTGCTGTGGCTGGCGCTTTACTTCGTCGTCGACGTCCACGGCTGGCGAGGCTGGACGATCCTCGTCCGCCCCGCCGGGGCCAACCCGCTCATTGCGTACTTCCTGCACCCGATCGTCGTCGAGGGCGTCTCGGCCGCCGGCCTGTGGGGGACCGTGCTCGCTTACAAGAACTCGCCGAACGCCTGGATCGTCGTCGGAGGATCGCTGGCGATGGCCTTGTTCGTCTGCGGCCTGACCGGGGCGATCGCTCGCCTGGGCCTGCGGGTTCGGCTCTGAAAACCAGCAGCCTGTTTTCATACGACCCAAGGTGACTTGCTTCCGGAGGACGCCATGAGAGGGCTCGTCCTGCTGATCCTGGCGATGACGTCCGTGGGACTGGCGCAGGCCCAGCAAGGGCCGACGCGATCCGGAGTCCTCGTCTACGGCGCGACACCGGCCGGAATCGCCGCCGCGCTCGCGGCCGCCGATGACGGCGAGAACGTCCTCCTGATCGAGCCCTCGGCGCGGATCGGTGGCTTGGCCGCCTCGGGGCTCTCGCACACGGACCTCCGTACGTTCGAGGGTCTCTCCGGCGCGTTCCTCGATTACTCGCGACGAGTTCAGGCATACTACGCCGCGAAGTACGGCGCCGACTCGCCGCAGGTCCGCGATTCCCTTCACGGCGTCTTCGCCGAGCCGAGCGTCGCGCTGGCCGTTTTCCGGGAGATGCTCGCCGAAAGGAAGACGGCGACCGTCGCAACCGGCGCGCGCCTGACGAGCGTCGCCACGACGTCCGCTCAAGGCCGCCCCCACGTAACCTCGGCGACGTTCGTGAAACCGGATGGGACGGCGTGGACCGTCGCGGCCGACGTCTTCATCGACGCCACCTACGAGGGCGACCTCCTGGCCGCGGCCGGGGTTCCGTACCGGGTCGGTCGCGAAGGCCGCGCGGAGTTCGGCGAGTCGCTCGCGCCGGAACAACCCGACGGGGAGCTTCAAGCGTACAACTTCCGCCTGATCATGACGCGCGACCCGCGAATCCGCGTCGCCCCGCCGCGACCGGCCGGCTACCGTCGCGAGGATTACCAGCCGGTCCTGGAGATGCTCAAGGCGGGCCGCTTCCGATCGATCTTCGGCTATCCCGACGGTTGCATCTTCAAGGCCCACGTCCCCCCCCTGCCGAACGCCAAGTACGACATCAACGACGTCTCGAAGGGGCTGATCCGGCTGTCGCTGCCGGGACGGAACCTTGGCTGGCCCGAAGGAGGTCCCGCCGAGCGCGAGCGGATCGCCGCCGACCATATGAACGACACCCTCGGCCTGCTCTACTTCCTGCAAAACGACGAGGAGGTCCCCGCGCAGTATCGCGAGGAAGCCGCCTCGTGGGGGCTGTGTCGAGACGAATTCGAGGAGACCGGCGGCCTTCCCCCGCAGCTCTACGTCCGCGAGGCGAGGAGGATGGAAGGGGCCTTCACGTTCACGCAGAAGGACGCCGAGTCGCTCCCCGACGAGAACCGCGCCGTGCTCCACGCCGATTCGATCGCCGTCGGCGACTACGGCAACAATTGCCACGGCACGAACCACGAGGGCCCTCGGTTCGGCGGTCGTCACACGGGCGAGTTTTACAAAGTCCCGAAGCCCTACCAGATCCCTTACGGGGTCCTCACGCCGAAACAGGTGGACAACCTGCTCGCGCCGGGGGCGGCGAGTTCATCGCACGTCGGCTTCTGCGCCCTTCGGCTGGAGCCGATCTGGATGTCGCTGGGCCAGGCGGCGGGGCACGCCGCGCACCTCGCTCGCGTCGAGGCACGCCCCGTCCAGAGCGTGCCCATCGTCCGGCTTCAGGAGAGTCTCCATCGAGCGGGCTCGGCCACGATCTACGTCTCCGACGTTCCTCCCGGAAGCCCCGACTTCGAGATCGTCCAGACGATCGGCACGGCCGGGGGCTTGCACGGCCTCG
Proteins encoded in this region:
- a CDS encoding FAD-dependent oxidoreductase, whose product is MRGLVLLILAMTSVGLAQAQQGPTRSGVLVYGATPAGIAAALAAADDGENVLLIEPSARIGGLAASGLSHTDLRTFEGLSGAFLDYSRRVQAYYAAKYGADSPQVRDSLHGVFAEPSVALAVFREMLAERKTATVATGARLTSVATTSAQGRPHVTSATFVKPDGTAWTVAADVFIDATYEGDLLAAAGVPYRVGREGRAEFGESLAPEQPDGELQAYNFRLIMTRDPRIRVAPPRPAGYRREDYQPVLEMLKAGRFRSIFGYPDGCIFKAHVPPLPNAKYDINDVSKGLIRLSLPGRNLGWPEGGPAERERIAADHMNDTLGLLYFLQNDEEVPAQYREEAASWGLCRDEFEETGGLPPQLYVREARRMEGAFTFTQKDAESLPDENRAVLHADSIAVGDYGNNCHGTNHEGPRFGGRHTGEFYKVPKPYQIPYGVLTPKQVDNLLAPGAASSSHVGFCALRLEPIWMSLGQAAGHAAHLARVEARPVQSVPIVRLQESLHRAGSATIYVSDVPPGSPDFEIVQTIGTAGGLHGLAPTSPPGPHKKRKDSPYLEAFPNHAASLDAPLDAPLAARWRKLAEGLGLRVDGLPEADGRTTRGDWLRAAARPSR
- a CDS encoding DUF5009 domain-containing protein yields the protein MTELQTTAEPTLVAEPGRVESVDVLRGLTILLMVFVNDLGKAAPSWLHHIEPSSADGMTVADLVFPWFLFIVGVSIPLAFERAFARGATVAGEVGHVLARTAGLLIMGVIANNAGRDKTLGSPTWELAAFIAMILAWSAPPTKPGTKRTTFLILKALGVVALIGLLAVYRRDPVNTSLPFYGTIEGWRWLRTSWWGILGLIGWAYLTVALLTLALGRRREWLMGAMGVLILLHLAMERGGLFGRVESKAWLEPVRPMIAWLQQIVEVIGSYVNLGEATGSLAAITMAGCLLGTILRRESDVSTPRDRASWVGVFAVGLFVAGLVTDTFEGINKNAATPTWCLWTAALAALLWLALYFVVDVHGWRGWTILVRPAGANPLIAYFLHPIVVEGVSAAGLWGTVLAYKNSPNAWIVVGGSLAMALFVCGLTGAIARLGLRVRL
- a CDS encoding ADP-ribosylglycohydrolase family protein; translation: MKTSSALVVALLAIVPQSSAGEPPRERRLSREEYRDKMKGGWIGQMAGVGIGGPTEFRWQGAMVPANKVPAWKPETINQFDQDDIYVEMTFLRTLQKYGLDATTRQAGIDFANSKYPLWHANKAARDRLREGIAPPDSGHPAFNDHADDIDYQIEADFSGLIAPGLPNTVIRLGDTFGRLMNYGDGLYGGDFVGAMYSEAFFESDPEKIVRAGLAAMPEKSQYHECISDVLKWYHETPDDWQAAWRKIEDKYQKNLAYRRFSCSKNEKEPYKFNIDAKINGAYIAMGLLYGKGDPEQTIVISTRCGQDSDCNPSNAAGVLFASIGAAKLPAKYTSALDQKTKFNSTDYAFPDILAVCDALATQAVTKAGGRIERSADGAETFVIPVETPRPRPLESCWEPGPKADSRLTAEERSLITEKNK